In Brassica napus cultivar Da-Ae chromosome C2, Da-Ae, whole genome shotgun sequence, the sequence ATCCAAGTTTCATGTCAATGATGGTCTTCCAGTACAGATGTTCTTTGATgttaaaaacatgattttttttaagatgCAGCTTAGGTTTCATGATTCATAAGATCTAAAGTTGTTCTCTTTTCATGAAACTCAGTTTTGATTAACTGATTTTGATGGGTTTCTAATAGATTTTTTCGGCGAGGATTCTTGTTATTAACTCTCAACTAGTTCATATAGGGTAGGCGAAGATTAGCTCAAAGTTTCTTAATTTAGGATTTTATTTTCAAAGAACTGTTTCTTCCTTGACTCTCAGTGCTACAATGTCTCCTGActtgaaaaaaaacagagtaagtTTCTTTGTCCCATTACTACGTTTATTATATGCATTCTCGATTCCAGTACATGAACTCTTACATTGTAGGTGGCATGCGGTTGCGTCATGGACATGGGATGCTCAAGATGAGACATGTGGGATATGTCGTATGCCATTTGACGGTTGTTGTCCAGACTGCAAACTCCCTGGAGATGATTGCCCTCTAAGTAAGTTCCTCTCTTTGTCTATTTCAGAACTAAAACCCCTGCCTTATATTCTTACGCCTTGATCGTTGTGGCTATTGAGCAGTTTGGGGAGCTTGCAACCATTCGTTTCATCTTCATTGTATACTGAAATGGGTTAACTCACAGACGAGTCAAGCTCATTGCCCCATGTGTCGTAGAGAATGGCAATTCAAAGAGTAATGACTGAAGAGAGACCGTTTGTGCTGTACCTTGATTTAGATATCTAGCTTTGGTTTCCATCTATGTTGGATCATTGTTCCGAATTTAGTACGACTCTTGATGGGTTGTTAATGGATGCATATATAAGTAACTAACGATAAAAAATGTAGCAAAGAGTTTTTGGTCCATTCTATGCGGGCACATGTATAGGGCAACCTGATTATAATTGACATGATAACTTGGTCACATGAGTCCAGTGAGATTAAGACGAggtaatttttttctaaaatgttgTCCGTGTTGATTACGTTAGGTTTTATGGTAGTCCTCGTTTGAAAACTTAACTCCATTATCAACGTTACAATActtaaataagaatttttttaactaatacaCAAGAATTTCTTAATTAATACACACTTCGTCATTTACTAATCCATTTAAAAATGTGCGGTGTGAAGAAACACAGATCTTAATATGAGAATGGGGAAGCATTCATAAAACACAAAGTACTGCGGTTTAgcttcttttggttttcttgatTATATaagaacgaaaataaaataaaatcatttgaatgataaaaaaatcatatggaAAATACCAT encodes:
- the LOC106380021 gene encoding anaphase-promoting complex subunit 11; protein product: MANLTMAIIYQTSSRHQQSKGGRHESQDLAWHAVASWTWDAQDETCGICRMPFDGCCPDCKLPGDDCPLIWGACNHSFHLHCILKWVNSQTSQAHCPMCRREWQFKE